The Brassica rapa cultivar Chiifu-401-42 chromosome A10, CAAS_Brap_v3.01, whole genome shotgun sequence genome segment TCCAATCCTCGTCTAGTAGAATGTTGGAGGACTTGAAATCTCGAAATATTATCTACAAAATTATATTGAGTTGTAATCGAGTCTGTttatgttgatgacaaaaaaaaaagagttcatgTTCCTTACTTGGAAGTCCATTTCTTCATGGAGGTAAGTTAAACCCCGGGCCGCGTCTTGCGCTATTCTCAACCTGAGATCCCAAGTAAGCACAGTGGGCGAACGAGGAGCTAAATGAAACTCAACGCTTTGGTTTGGCATGTATTCATAAACCAAAAGCCTCTGGATCCCACGTTCGTCGTCCTCGGCGCAATGGCCCAAGAGCTTCACCAAGTTCGGATGCTCCACCACCCCAAGAAAGTTCACTTCCGTCACCCACTCCTTATGACCCTGCAACCCTCTCTTGCCGAGCTGTTTCACGGCGACTTCGATTTTCTTGGAAGGGTCTTGCGAGCTCTTGATGGTTCCCCAGTAGACGCAGCCGAACCCGCCTTCGCCTATCATGACAGAGCGGCTGAAGTTCTTGGTAGCGGATTTGAGATCGGCGATGGTGAACTCTCTGAGGTTGTTTTCTCTAACGGGCAAGGAGGTCCTCCCGGTGGATGAAGATACCGTGCTGGTTCCAGAGCCGCTAGTAGAACCGTTATTGGTGAAACCAGAACGGTGGTCGGAGAGGGGTGAGAGAGGTTTAGGGCTTCTCTGTTCGTCTCTCTGGAATAAGAAGCACTTCATTCTCCCGAGGAGAGGAAGGCACCCACTTGGAGGCTTCTCCACTGAAACCAAAACAAAGACAAGAACTAAAGTAATCAAATGGAACTAGTTACTTAGTTCGATTCATTCCTGATTTGATCTATTGAATCAAACTGATCAGCAACAGCACAGGGAACGCTATGAATAGTACAAAGATCAGAGATTGAAGAAAAAGCCCCAAAATTTATTTAGCAAACGAACCCTAAATTTCGAGCTATTGCAACTCGCAAGCAATTCGCaagttaataaatttaaaactagAGATAAAGAATAAAAACGTTTCCTTTCTTCTCTAAGCAGAGATTTGAGCAAAGTATGAATTTCGTAAAGTAAGTTGGAGACGATGATCACAGCTCAGCTCACCTTTGAGATCTTTTGAGTACATAAACAAAAACCTTTTTCCACAGAATCGCGAAATGAAGGAGTTAGATTGCGAAATTGGATTGAGGAGCTGGAAGAAAAATCAATATGTAAAAGGGTCTTTTGATATGGATTCGGAAATAAAAGttggaaggagaagaagacgaagacgacGACTAGGAGAGGAGATGGAACAAGTCAACGTTCTTGACTGCATAAGCAAACgacttgtctttttttttaaatcatcaaATATACTCCctctaaattttaaaagatcGTTGTTTTAAGATATACACAcacttattaataaaaataaaatacatactttaatttattaatttttgttaattttatttgcTTTCCAATAAAGTTTTGTCATTCATATTTTTAGGttttaatttacattttatttttaaaacaaaatgtatTAATTAAAGTTAGAACATCAATTTTAATATAgaaagtaaaaactaaaatatacatAGAAAGAGTATAATACTGTATTTAAATTCTCTCGTGAATCTTggttttaaaactaaatttatggAGTATACAAATCTTCCGTAAGTAAATATTTAACATGGAGCTTGGATTTATTGTTTCGTGACAATGATCAGACCAATGAATTCCATTTGCAtctttttaatatgaaaaaagGTGAGTAAATGTTTTATCATTCATGTGTCTCATCTTATATGGGGGAGAACTGTGCAACCAAGCACACAAAATAAAGTTGTATTCATCACACTTCAAAAGTTTAATGCGTCTTTGTCATAAATCGAGCACATGTTCGTTTTTCCTGAATTGGGTATGAACAAGGGATATGCCAGTGCGAATGATGAACGTATTACTGCTGTATTAGCACACCGTACGTGCTGcataaaaagaaaatacataTTTGAAACCGAAAGAGTCGAGGTGACAGAGTTCGCACACGAAGCCAAGAACCATTTATTTGGGCTCAAGATGGTTCAAGAGTGTAAGTGAATAGGCATGCTTCATGCAGTAGAACATAATCACATTCTATGCGAAAGCAGGAAGCATGCACGTCTTTTCTTAAAAAGCTTTTTTCATCCTACAATGTTTTGATATCTTCATCAAATCGCAttagatattaactaaaatgTAGGCTAAGCCCATCACTTATCTCCTCATAATGATggcttttatatattttctctgGCT includes the following:
- the LOC103847389 gene encoding serine/threonine-protein kinase PCRK2; the protein is MYSKDLKVEKPPSGCLPLLGRMKCFLFQRDEQRSPKPLSPLSDHRSGFTNNGSTSGSGTSTVSSSTGRTSLPVRENNLREFTIADLKSATKNFSRSVMIGEGGFGCVYWGTIKSSQDPSKKIEVAVKQLGKRGLQGHKEWVTEVNFLGVVEHPNLVKLLGHCAEDDERGIQRLLVYEYMPNQSVEFHLAPRSPTVLTWDLRLRIAQDAARGLTYLHEEMDFQIIFRDFKSSNILLDEDWKAKLSDFGLARLGPEPGSTHVSTGVVGTMGYAAPEYIQTGRLTSKSDVWGYGVFIYELITGRRPLDKNRPKGEQKLLEWVRPYLTDTKRFRLIIDPRLEGKYLIKPVQRLAVVANLCLARNPKARPKMSEVLEMVTKIVETSSPRSGGKKQLLPLRSLSRDEEEKSNKVVDGGEGGWLDKLWNPKNVRAC